One Penaeus monodon isolate SGIC_2016 chromosome 37, NSTDA_Pmon_1, whole genome shotgun sequence genomic region harbors:
- the LOC119596298 gene encoding uncharacterized protein LOC119596298 produces the protein MELRNDCPEEDEKPALGYHSRDEALDASHPCHIPHGVLPRRAAAHHGPLGEGRETKPTVVIMDSGLHFMTKRPDLKAIPYEKSLIQLKPYFTRLAATVPVYYKLTDDLQAARHRTHKMSLNLTKLYNDIAVRELHGTGVTLWDSTIPLSAQYNDACAKKNRNTPPLFKWKCSDARHLGYIVVDQFANMVYNAVCNKYLDLDQDHCGLEERRVMDGV, from the exons ATGGAGTTACGGAACGACTGCCCTGAAGAAGATGAGAAACCAGCACTTGGTTACCACTCTCGAGACGAAGCACTTGACGCTTCCCATCCGTGTCACATACCACACGGAGTTCTTCCTCGAAGGGCTGCCGCACATCATGGACCgctgggagaagggagagaaaccaAGCCAACCGTCGTTATCATGG ACTCCGGCCTTCACTTCATGACAAAGCGCCCCGACTTAAAGGCTATCCCATATGAGAAATCACTCATTCAGCTGAAGCCTTATTTCACCCGACTAGCCGCCACTGTGCCTGTCTATTATAAACTCACTGATGATCTGCAG GCAGCCAGGCACCGAACGCACAAGATGAGTCTCAACCTCACCAAGCTGTACAACGATATCGCTGTCCGGGAACTCCACGGAACCGGCGTGACCCTGTGGGACAGCACTATACCCTTATCCGCCCAGTACAACGACGCCTGTGCGAAAAAGAATCGAAATACACCTCCGCTGTTCAAATGGAAATGCAGTGACGCTCGACACCTTGGTTACATCGTGGTGGACCAGTTTGCTAATATGGTGTACAACGCTGTCTGTAACAAATATCTGGACCTCGATCAAGATCACTGTGGTCTAGAGGAAAGGCGTGTGATGGATGGTGTATGa